From the genome of Chlamydiota bacterium, one region includes:
- a CDS encoding FAD-dependent oxidoreductase encodes MDVNDPQTRSKHLVVVGNGMAGMACVDEILKREPDFKITVLSEEPYYNYNRILLSAVLSGEKKEEEIYINTKEWYEKNKIKLLLGVKAIDIDPASKVITGSDGSLISYDLLLLATGSNPFIPLIEGVDKEGVYTFRNIADTRNILEKCKLSQ; translated from the coding sequence ATGGATGTTAATGACCCTCAAACACGATCGAAACATCTGGTCGTCGTCGGAAATGGAATGGCTGGAATGGCCTGTGTCGATGAGATTTTAAAACGTGAACCTGACTTCAAAATCACTGTTTTGAGTGAAGAGCCTTATTACAACTATAACCGAATTCTTCTTTCAGCCGTTTTATCCGGAGAAAAAAAGGAAGAAGAGATTTATATCAATACCAAAGAATGGTATGAAAAAAATAAAATTAAACTCCTACTCGGGGTCAAAGCCATCGACATCGATCCGGCAAGCAAGGTGATTACAGGATCTGACGGATCTCTCATTTCTTATGACCTCCTCCTTCTTGCCACGGGAAGCAATCCCTTTATTCCCTTGATTGAAGGGGTGGATAAGGAAGGCGTCTATACCTTTAGAAATATTGCGGATACGCGAAACATTCTTGAGAAATGTAAACTCTCTCAAAG
- a CDS encoding MFS transporter: MNKKSSPLLTVFLAVLIDLMGFGIILPLLPFYASVFHASPIQVGLLYSIYSFAQLIFSPIWGGLSDHVGRRPIMLLSTFGASAAYLLFAFSQSLGVLFLSRLLAGMMGGNISTAQAYVADVTTHENRAKGMGLIGAAFGIGFVIGPAVSTLLIHPKWSQFFHLTENFRFVVPGFFASLLSFLSFLLVYFKLPETITTGHPPVQNNGIEKFSVFSKSFWRLIIPNKSEEGLSPIPKLILALFLIIFAQANLYSSFPLFCNRQLGLSAEKVGMLFALMGGIAILIQGGLIKHLVKKFGEVKLFFTGNILLTLGLALIPFSSSIHSLILTLGLMSLGGSLNVPTLNSLISKEAHPSKLGKMMGTSQGIASLSRVLGPTWGGFLYHVGFRLPFLSTACLLIVTIFIGWNQLRLAKS, from the coding sequence ATGAATAAAAAATCGTCGCCTTTATTGACAGTATTCCTGGCTGTTCTGATTGACCTGATGGGATTCGGAATCATCCTGCCCCTCTTGCCTTTCTATGCCTCGGTCTTTCATGCAAGTCCTATTCAGGTCGGTCTTCTCTACAGCATTTATTCTTTTGCCCAACTTATTTTTTCCCCTATCTGGGGAGGACTCTCTGACCATGTGGGAAGACGGCCGATCATGCTCCTGAGCACCTTTGGAGCATCAGCGGCTTACCTTCTTTTTGCATTTTCTCAATCCCTCGGAGTCCTCTTTCTCTCGAGGCTCCTAGCAGGAATGATGGGTGGAAACATCTCAACAGCTCAAGCTTATGTTGCCGATGTGACCACCCATGAAAATCGAGCTAAAGGAATGGGTTTAATTGGCGCTGCTTTTGGAATTGGTTTTGTGATCGGGCCTGCGGTTTCGACTTTGCTGATTCACCCCAAATGGTCACAGTTTTTTCACTTGACTGAAAATTTTCGATTTGTCGTTCCTGGATTTTTTGCAAGCCTTCTTTCTTTCCTTAGTTTTTTACTTGTCTACTTCAAACTTCCCGAAACCATCACGACGGGACATCCTCCAGTTCAAAACAATGGAATTGAAAAGTTCAGCGTATTCTCAAAATCCTTTTGGCGTTTGATCATCCCAAATAAATCAGAAGAAGGCTTATCTCCAATTCCTAAACTTATTTTGGCCCTTTTTTTAATTATCTTTGCACAAGCGAATCTTTATAGCTCTTTTCCTCTCTTTTGTAATCGTCAATTAGGACTCTCGGCTGAAAAGGTTGGAATGCTTTTTGCGCTTATGGGAGGAATTGCAATCCTCATCCAAGGAGGACTGATTAAACATTTGGTCAAAAAATTTGGGGAAGTGAAACTTTTTTTTACAGGGAATATTTTGCTGACTCTGGGCCTAGCGCTTATTCCCTTTTCCTCTTCAATACACTCGCTCATTCTAACCTTGGGATTAATGAGCCTGGGAGGAAGCCTGAATGTTCCAACCCTTAACAGCCTCATCTCCAAGGAAGCCCATCCTTCTAAATTAGGAAAAATGATGGGAACCTCTCAAGGGATTGCTAGCCTCAGCAGGGTCCTCGGTCCCACTTGGGGTGGATTTCTCTACCACGTCGGATTTCGTCTTCCATTTTTAAGCACGGCTTGTCTGCTCATCGTGACCATCTTTATTGGGTGGAATCAACTTCGATTAGCAAAATCTTAA
- a CDS encoding cytochrome P450, protein MPIEKFPPGPSWRFPPLVLIQLLRNPIPFMMKMIHDYGDIAHFKLGPQHIFFINHPDMIQDVLVTHNKNFIKGQALNRTKPLLGEGLLTSEGELHLKQRRLIQPIFHRKNVDEYGAVMTEYADRIRGRWKDGEVLDISREMMRLTLLIVAKTLFNRDVEAGEAVKIGEALNTLVDAFKTMILPFSEFFEKLPLPGIRRLVKAREFLSSIIYEMIEERKGSQEKPWDLLSLLLAAQDMESGGERMSNKQVHDEAITLFLAGHETTSNALTWTWYLLSQHPEVEKKLHEEIDSVLKGKLPTMEDFPNLKYTEMVFKESMRLYPPAWAIGRRALSDYEIAGYKIPAKSIVGMSQYVMHRDPRYYSNPEKFDPGRWATEAQAHMPKFSYFPFGGGGRMCIGEHFAWMEGILLITTIAQKWKMILDPHQKIALQPAITLRPKYGMRMKLEKR, encoded by the coding sequence ATGCCGATAGAAAAATTTCCACCCGGGCCGTCTTGGCGTTTTCCACCCCTTGTTTTGATACAGCTTCTTCGTAATCCCATTCCTTTTATGATGAAAATGATTCATGATTACGGAGATATTGCCCACTTTAAATTGGGACCCCAGCATATTTTCTTTATCAATCATCCCGACATGATTCAGGATGTTCTGGTCACTCATAATAAAAATTTTATCAAAGGGCAGGCCCTCAATCGAACAAAGCCTTTACTGGGAGAGGGGCTCCTCACCAGTGAGGGGGAACTTCATCTTAAACAGCGAAGATTGATTCAACCCATTTTTCATCGTAAAAATGTAGACGAGTATGGTGCTGTGATGACCGAGTATGCTGATCGCATCAGAGGTCGATGGAAGGATGGAGAGGTCTTGGATATTTCTCGTGAAATGATGCGGCTGACCCTTCTTATCGTTGCAAAGACTTTGTTTAATCGGGATGTCGAGGCGGGGGAGGCTGTTAAAATTGGAGAAGCTCTGAACACTTTGGTGGACGCATTTAAAACCATGATTCTTCCCTTTTCAGAATTTTTTGAGAAATTGCCTCTTCCGGGGATTCGTCGGTTGGTCAAGGCTCGTGAATTCTTGAGCTCCATCATCTATGAAATGATTGAAGAAAGAAAAGGTAGTCAGGAAAAACCTTGGGATCTTCTTTCATTGCTTCTGGCCGCACAGGATATGGAGTCGGGTGGAGAAAGGATGAGTAATAAACAGGTTCATGATGAGGCAATCACGCTTTTTCTTGCAGGTCATGAAACGACATCGAATGCCTTGACCTGGACTTGGTATCTCCTTTCTCAACATCCTGAGGTCGAGAAAAAATTGCATGAAGAAATTGATTCTGTTTTAAAAGGAAAACTTCCGACGATGGAGGATTTCCCGAATTTGAAATATACCGAAATGGTGTTTAAGGAGTCCATGCGTCTTTACCCGCCGGCGTGGGCGATTGGACGACGTGCCCTCAGTGATTACGAAATTGCAGGATATAAGATTCCAGCAAAATCCATCGTCGGAATGAGTCAATATGTAATGCATCGAGATCCCCGTTATTATTCTAATCCAGAAAAATTTGACCCGGGTAGATGGGCGACAGAGGCTCAGGCCCATATGCCAAAGTTTTCTTATTTTCCCTTTGGAGGGGGAGGGCGGATGTGCATTGGGGAGCATTTTGCATGGATGGAGGGAATACTGTTAATTACGACGATTGCCCAAAAGTGGAAAATGATTCTTGATCCTCATCAGAAAATCGCTCTTCAACCCGCGATTACGCTTCGGCCTAAATATGGAATGCGGATGAAATTAGAAAAAAGGTAA
- the smc gene encoding chromosome segregation protein SMC — protein MYLKRVEMVGFKSFAEKTVLEFEFGVIAIVGPNGCGKSNVADALRWVFGEQNPRLLRGSQMEDVIFDGTDQRRAIGRAEVSATFVEAEGVLPPGYHEVTITRRLFRSGESQYFINQNACLLRDIRELFMGTGIGTSAYFLLEQGKIDLVLSAKPEDRRTIFEEAAGIMKYKVKKVSALHRLEGTDANLIRLADIIREVKRQIISLERQAGKARRYQEARETLKGLELKVAKKEYENRQAELEKEERKIAGLSSQKDGMENEVAFLEKKISEVRGHHRAIFDELNQLERNELELDHKIQGATGETRLIEERLIEFQSRIQSDEEELQQASQRVEALKVQLQKEEDDHQAFLESHRDRKADLETRRLTLEDVIQEFERNSEELKKARNRFLNLKDKESQFKNQMMVHHHREKDLVLRKEKLLTEEEKVMLHLKEKETEKDQSQILKHRLSGEALEIENQLKSHVLIRESIQGHLAKITFEIEQEKERLLKCTARSEVARELGALEKESVFPGEEKESIFEEVLQIPLKYRKAIKTILGKKMKCVLKSNRSHIEKKEQSIFYALDTQVDLSSGIDFSSLSGFVGYANQLIQSLPPYQEVSRALLGDVVIVKDFSALKALDHSWLGKARFVTLEGDCLDWDGTWSFNGAAEEAHIDWQALREEIEKLSKRMDELVLLKTPLEGELAQVNGQIQNFEDQHRLKELELANVSGHLERLGAKADDLKVEHSSLLEEEKELTLEMNDLEKMVSQIATHLSDLSHEEKIIQEEIEQREKVGNELVHAKEKALVELVEVKVLTRSIEEEEERFLTRIRDLKSNLENLNQWIEKRLQDLVLWRLKQEENQNRIISLKENVRNFNESQESVKSRRIEVAVLVAQVSDSIKEDEEGLALKNTELQSLRERLSAADLARAQNVLHRDHLIQKIKEKYDLDLPEVEGVWDETPMETIHQQVAELQEKLRQMGEVNLVAIQEFDELKTRYEFLTKQQEDMVHAKEDLTEAIQKINGTIRDLFLNAFEKIRGTFNDIYRKLFGGGRAVLELLDDGNVLECGINISAQPPGKKLQVISLLSGGEKSMTALALLLAIFKVRPSPFCFMDEMDAALDESNIIRFLSLLDEFKAQTQFVLITHNKKTIGVADIVYGVTMEESGVSKLVSIRLPKSNKEEPSQEVLAVG, from the coding sequence GTGTATTTAAAACGTGTGGAAATGGTTGGGTTTAAATCCTTTGCGGAAAAAACGGTTTTAGAGTTTGAATTCGGTGTGATTGCCATTGTCGGGCCCAATGGTTGTGGAAAGAGCAATGTTGCTGATGCTCTTCGCTGGGTGTTTGGTGAGCAAAACCCCCGCCTTTTACGTGGGTCTCAGATGGAAGATGTGATTTTCGATGGGACCGATCAACGTAGGGCCATTGGTCGAGCAGAGGTTTCTGCAACCTTTGTTGAAGCAGAAGGAGTTCTTCCCCCAGGTTATCACGAAGTCACCATTACACGTCGCCTCTTTCGTTCTGGAGAAAGTCAATATTTTATCAATCAAAATGCATGCCTTTTACGCGATATTCGCGAGCTTTTTATGGGGACGGGGATTGGGACCAGTGCCTATTTTCTTTTAGAGCAGGGAAAAATTGATTTGGTGTTGAGTGCAAAACCTGAGGATCGTCGCACCATTTTTGAGGAAGCGGCGGGGATTATGAAATACAAAGTGAAAAAGGTCTCCGCTCTTCATCGCTTGGAGGGAACCGATGCTAATTTGATTCGTCTAGCTGACATTATTCGAGAGGTGAAACGCCAGATTATTTCTTTGGAAAGGCAGGCAGGAAAGGCCCGGCGCTATCAAGAGGCACGAGAGACTTTGAAGGGACTAGAATTGAAAGTTGCCAAGAAAGAATATGAGAATCGTCAAGCGGAGTTGGAAAAAGAAGAGAGAAAAATAGCAGGGCTTTCTTCTCAGAAGGATGGAATGGAAAATGAAGTGGCTTTTCTTGAGAAAAAAATTTCTGAAGTGAGGGGGCATCATCGAGCCATTTTTGATGAACTGAATCAACTCGAAAGAAATGAACTTGAACTAGATCATAAAATTCAGGGTGCAACGGGGGAAACCCGTTTGATTGAAGAACGGCTGATCGAGTTTCAATCCCGTATTCAATCCGATGAGGAAGAACTCCAACAGGCAAGTCAACGCGTAGAGGCCCTTAAAGTTCAGCTTCAAAAGGAAGAAGATGACCATCAGGCCTTTTTAGAATCTCATCGAGATCGTAAGGCAGATTTAGAGACCCGCCGACTGACTTTGGAGGATGTGATTCAGGAATTTGAGAGAAACTCAGAAGAATTAAAAAAGGCAAGGAATCGTTTTTTAAATTTAAAGGACAAGGAATCCCAGTTTAAAAACCAAATGATGGTTCATCATCATCGTGAGAAGGATCTTGTTTTAAGAAAGGAAAAACTGCTCACAGAAGAAGAAAAGGTGATGCTCCATCTCAAAGAAAAAGAAACTGAAAAGGATCAGTCCCAAATTTTGAAACATCGTCTTTCAGGTGAGGCACTTGAGATTGAAAATCAATTAAAATCCCATGTCTTGATCCGAGAATCGATTCAAGGACATCTCGCAAAAATTACTTTTGAAATTGAGCAAGAGAAGGAAAGGCTTTTGAAATGTACCGCTCGATCAGAGGTGGCCAGAGAGTTAGGGGCCTTGGAAAAAGAGTCTGTTTTCCCGGGTGAAGAAAAAGAAAGTATTTTTGAAGAGGTTCTTCAAATTCCTCTTAAATATCGAAAGGCGATTAAGACCATTTTAGGTAAAAAGATGAAGTGCGTTTTGAAGTCCAATCGCTCCCATATTGAAAAAAAGGAACAATCTATTTTTTATGCCCTTGATACTCAAGTGGATCTTTCATCTGGAATAGATTTCAGTTCTCTCTCAGGTTTTGTGGGGTATGCCAATCAACTCATTCAATCTCTTCCTCCATATCAAGAGGTATCTCGGGCGCTATTGGGTGACGTCGTTATTGTTAAAGATTTTAGTGCCCTGAAAGCCTTGGATCATTCTTGGCTAGGAAAGGCTCGTTTTGTTACTTTAGAGGGTGATTGTCTTGATTGGGATGGAACCTGGAGTTTTAATGGGGCTGCGGAAGAGGCCCATATTGATTGGCAGGCCTTGAGGGAAGAAATTGAAAAGTTATCCAAACGAATGGATGAATTAGTTCTTCTCAAAACCCCTCTAGAGGGAGAATTAGCCCAGGTGAATGGGCAGATTCAGAATTTTGAAGATCAACATCGCTTAAAGGAATTGGAATTGGCTAATGTGTCTGGGCACTTAGAGCGTCTGGGTGCGAAGGCCGATGATTTAAAGGTCGAACACTCAAGTTTATTGGAAGAGGAAAAGGAGTTAACGCTAGAGATGAATGACCTTGAAAAAATGGTTTCCCAAATTGCAACTCATTTGTCAGATCTTTCTCATGAGGAAAAAATTATTCAAGAAGAGATTGAACAGAGGGAAAAAGTAGGGAATGAATTGGTTCATGCCAAAGAGAAGGCCTTGGTGGAACTGGTAGAAGTAAAGGTCTTAACTCGGTCGATTGAGGAAGAAGAGGAGCGATTTTTGACAAGAATTCGTGACTTAAAGTCGAATTTAGAGAATTTAAATCAATGGATCGAAAAACGTTTACAGGATTTGGTTTTGTGGCGTTTGAAACAAGAAGAAAATCAGAACCGCATTATTTCATTGAAAGAAAATGTTAGAAATTTTAATGAAAGTCAGGAGTCTGTAAAATCGAGAAGAATCGAGGTCGCAGTTTTGGTTGCCCAGGTTTCAGACTCAATTAAAGAAGATGAGGAAGGCTTGGCTTTGAAAAATACTGAGCTTCAGTCGTTAAGGGAGCGTTTATCGGCTGCCGATCTTGCCAGGGCTCAAAATGTGCTTCACCGGGATCATCTGATTCAAAAAATAAAAGAAAAATATGATTTGGATTTGCCTGAAGTGGAAGGGGTCTGGGACGAGACTCCCATGGAAACGATTCATCAACAGGTGGCGGAGCTTCAGGAAAAATTGAGGCAAATGGGCGAGGTCAATTTAGTCGCGATTCAAGAGTTTGATGAATTAAAAACCCGTTATGAATTTTTAACGAAGCAGCAAGAAGATATGGTTCATGCAAAAGAGGATTTGACGGAGGCGATTCAGAAAATTAATGGGACCATTCGCGACCTTTTTCTCAATGCCTTTGAAAAAATTCGAGGAACGTTTAATGATATTTATCGAAAGCTTTTTGGGGGAGGCAGAGCCGTCTTAGAACTTTTGGATGATGGAAATGTTCTCGAATGCGGCATTAATATTTCTGCCCAGCCTCCCGGCAAGAAGCTTCAGGTGATCTCTCTTCTTTCAGGAGGCGAAAAGTCCATGACAGCCTTAGCTCTTTTGCTCGCCATTTTTAAAGTGAGGCCCAGTCCTTTTTGCTTTATGGACGAGATGGATGCGGCTTTGGATGAGTCAAATATCATTCGATTCCTTTCCCTATTGGATGAGTTTAAGGCTCAGACCCAGTTTGTCCTGATTACCCATAATAAAAAAACCATTGGTGTTGCTGATATTGTGTATGGCGTTACCATGGAGGAGTCAGGTGTTTCTAAGCTCGTGTCCATACGGCTTCCGAAATCAAATAAAGAAGAGCCTAGCCAGGAAGTGTTGGCGGTGGGATAA